In Peromyscus maniculatus bairdii isolate BWxNUB_F1_BW_parent chromosome 9, HU_Pman_BW_mat_3.1, whole genome shotgun sequence, one genomic interval encodes:
- the Gmpr2 gene encoding GMP reductase 2 isoform X2 yields MDTVGTFEMAKVLCKFSLFTAVHKHYSIRQWEEFASQNPDCLEHLAASSGTGSADFEQLEQILEAIPQVKYICLDVANGYSEHFVEFVKDVRKRFPQHTIMAGNVVTGEMVEELILSGADIIKVGIGPGSVCTTRKKTGVGYPQLSAVMECADAAHGLRGHIISDGGCSCPGDVAKAFGAGADFVMLGGMLAGHSESGGELIERDGKKYKLFYGMSSEMAMKKYSGGVAEYRASEGKTVEVPFKGDVEHTIRDILGGIRSTCTYVGAAKLKELSRRTTFIRVTQQVNPIFSDSR; encoded by the exons ttCTCCCTTTTCACTGCCGTCCATAAGCACTACAGCATCCGTCAGTGGGAAGAGTTTGCCAGCCAGAACCCTGACTGTCTTGAG CACCTGGCCGCCAGCTCTGgcacaggctctgctgactttgAGCAGCTGGAACAGATCCTGGAAGCTATTCCCCAAGTGAAATACATATGCCTGGATGTGGCTAATGGCTATTCTGAACATTTTGTTGAATTTGTAAAGGATGTACGGAAGCGCTTCCCCCAACACACCATCATg GCAGGAAATGTGGTAACAGGAGAGATGGTAGAAGAGCTAATCCTTTCTGGGGCCGACATCATCAAAGTGGGAATTGGTCCTG GCTCTGTTTGTACAACTCGGAAGAAAACTGGAGTGGGGTATCCACAGCTCAGTGCGGTGATGGAGTGTGCAGATGCTGCTCATGGCCTCAGAGGCCATATCATTTCA GATGGAGGCTGCAGCTGTCCTGGAGATGTGGCAAAGGCTTTTG gggcaggggctgACTTTGTGATGCTGGGTGGCATGCTGGCTGGGCACAGTGAATCAGGTGGCGAACTCATTGAAAGGGATGGCAAGAAGTACAAGCTCTTCTATGGAATGAGTTCTGAAATGGCGATGAAGAAATATTCAGGAGGTGTGGCTGAGTACAG GGCCTCAGAGGGAAAGACAGTGGAAGTTCCCTTTAAAGGAGATGTGGAACACACTATTCGTGACATCCTAGGAGGCATCAGGTCTACATGCACATACGTAGGCGCTGCTAAGCTGAAGGAATTGAGTCGGAGAACTACCTTTATCCGAGTCACCCAGCAAGTGAATCCAATCTTCAGCGATTCCCGATAG